One genomic window of Thioclava sp. GXIMD4216 includes the following:
- a CDS encoding DHA2 family efflux MFS transporter permease subunit, with protein sequence MNAAAAHAAPEMTPRRMIAFMVMVFGMFMAILDIQIVSASLTEIQAGLGASSDEISWVQTAYLIAEVIMIPLSGVLGRMMSTRYLFAASAAGFTAASFLCATAGSINEMILWRALQGFLGGGMIPAVFAAAFTIFPPSKRNIVSPIIGLIATLAPTVGPTVGGYLSHALSWHWLFLVNVPAGILVTLGSLSLIDFDEPNWSLFDSFDWTGLLALACFLGGAEYVLEEGPGNDWFQDEAVAILFVVATIGAVVTFWRAFTRENPVVDLSAFADINFSVGSVFSFVMGIGLYGMTYLYPLYLATVRGYDSLMTGETVFVSGIAMFIAAPLAGILASKIDLRLMLLMGFLGFGSSTYLLTYMTADWDFWELFWPQVLRGLSLMICMVPINNLALGTLPPAKIKGASGLYNLMRNLGGAVGLALINQLLTDRQALHGARLSEAVSWANPEAIRQRDLLAQIYSSSGMDGTTAALSQLAARVSAQAHVMAFIDTFVVLTCLFAGLAAMALAMKPPQAQGKPPAH encoded by the coding sequence ATGAACGCCGCCGCTGCCCATGCTGCGCCCGAGATGACGCCCCGCAGGATGATCGCCTTCATGGTGATGGTCTTCGGGATGTTCATGGCGATTCTGGATATCCAGATCGTCTCGGCCTCGCTGACGGAAATCCAGGCGGGGCTGGGTGCCTCCAGCGACGAGATCTCTTGGGTGCAGACCGCCTATCTGATCGCCGAAGTGATCATGATCCCGCTCTCGGGCGTGTTGGGGCGGATGATGTCCACCCGCTATCTCTTTGCGGCCTCGGCGGCAGGTTTCACGGCGGCCTCTTTCCTGTGCGCCACCGCAGGCTCGATCAACGAGATGATCCTGTGGCGCGCATTGCAGGGGTTTCTGGGGGGCGGCATGATCCCTGCGGTCTTTGCCGCAGCCTTCACCATCTTCCCACCCTCCAAACGCAATATCGTCTCCCCCATCATCGGGTTGATCGCCACGCTGGCCCCGACCGTCGGGCCGACAGTGGGCGGTTATCTTTCCCACGCGCTGTCATGGCACTGGCTGTTTCTGGTCAATGTGCCTGCGGGGATTCTGGTCACGCTCGGCTCGCTGAGCCTGATCGATTTCGACGAACCCAACTGGTCGCTTTTCGACAGCTTCGACTGGACCGGCCTGCTGGCGCTGGCATGTTTCTTGGGCGGGGCCGAATATGTGCTGGAAGAAGGCCCCGGCAATGACTGGTTTCAGGACGAGGCCGTCGCCATTCTTTTCGTCGTGGCCACGATCGGCGCGGTGGTCACATTCTGGCGCGCCTTCACCCGCGAAAATCCGGTGGTCGACCTGTCGGCCTTTGCCGATATCAATTTCTCGGTGGGCTCGGTCTTTTCCTTCGTCATGGGGATCGGGCTTTACGGGATGACCTATCTCTACCCGCTCTATCTGGCGACGGTGCGCGGCTATGACAGCCTGATGACCGGCGAGACGGTTTTCGTCTCGGGCATCGCCATGTTCATTGCGGCACCGCTGGCGGGGATACTGGCCTCGAAAATCGATCTCAGACTGATGCTGCTGATGGGGTTTCTGGGCTTTGGCAGCTCGACCTATCTGCTGACCTATATGACGGCAGACTGGGACTTCTGGGAACTGTTCTGGCCACAGGTGCTGCGCGGCCTGTCGCTGATGATCTGCATGGTTCCGATCAACAATCTGGCGCTTGGCACGCTGCCGCCTGCCAAGATCAAGGGCGCGTCGGGGCTGTATAACCTGATGCGCAATCTGGGCGGCGCGGTGGGGCTTGCCCTGATCAACCAGCTCCTGACCGACCGTCAGGCCCTTCATGGGGCGCGTCTGTCCGAAGCGGTCAGCTGGGCCAATCCCGAAGCGATCCGCCAGCGCGATCTTCTGGCCCAAATCTATAGCTCCTCGGGGATGGATGGCACCACCGCCGCGCTGTCGCAACTGGCGGCCCGCGTCTCGGCGCAGGCACATGTGATGGCGTTTATCGATACATTCGTCGTCCTGACCTGCCTCTTTGCCGGCCTCGCCGCGATGGCTTTGGCGATGAAGCCACCACAGGCCCAAGGCAAGCCCCCCGCGCATTGA
- a CDS encoding YfjI family protein: protein MVDITQAPTAIAAQSALSVASLAVQGFADVETLGGDSPLSLFCLTIAESGERKSTCDRLLMRGVREYEQAEDETYRADLAEHEVQLKVWTKKRERLMTEAAGAKAEKAAGARADLAAMGPEPMPPMRPNLTAMDPTFEGLMKLYGIGRPSLGLFSDEAGGFIGGHAMNSDNRLKTMAGLSCLWNGEPIDRTRAGDGSQIYRGRRLAAHLMVQPVAVRPLLADPLASRQGFTARFLITEPPSRIGTRLKRGAGPESARSVDRFTARLTHILQTDLPTDRHPQELTPRRLTLSPSAKELLYRFAEAVELAQAAGQDMEQVRAYASKAAEQATRISGVLTLWADLDAAEVTPQAMGWGITLAQFYLGEAKRLAEAGGISIETENAELVRHWLLEECPYDEVTIRDIVQRGPNRLRETKTIRAAVAILENYGWLVRLPADTVVRDAVCKEAYRIVRPANAV from the coding sequence GTGGTCGACATAACGCAGGCACCCACCGCCATTGCTGCGCAATCGGCCCTCTCGGTGGCCTCTCTGGCCGTGCAGGGCTTTGCCGATGTGGAGACCCTGGGCGGAGATTCCCCTCTATCGCTATTCTGCCTGACCATTGCCGAGAGCGGGGAGCGCAAAAGCACCTGTGACCGTCTGCTTATGCGCGGGGTGCGGGAGTATGAACAGGCTGAGGATGAAACCTATCGGGCAGATCTGGCCGAGCATGAGGTGCAACTCAAAGTTTGGACCAAGAAGCGCGAGCGTCTTATGACCGAGGCGGCAGGGGCCAAGGCCGAGAAAGCAGCCGGTGCCCGCGCCGATCTGGCGGCAATGGGGCCGGAGCCTATGCCGCCCATGCGCCCGAACCTGACCGCAATGGACCCGACCTTTGAAGGGCTTATGAAACTCTATGGCATTGGACGCCCGAGCCTTGGCCTGTTCTCGGATGAAGCGGGCGGGTTTATCGGGGGCCATGCTATGAACTCGGATAACCGGCTGAAGACAATGGCGGGGCTGTCGTGCCTCTGGAACGGGGAGCCGATTGACCGCACCCGCGCAGGGGATGGCTCACAGATCTATAGGGGGCGCAGGCTGGCCGCGCACCTGATGGTGCAGCCGGTAGCGGTTCGCCCTCTTCTGGCCGATCCTCTGGCGTCTCGACAGGGCTTTACCGCCCGCTTCCTGATTACCGAACCGCCCAGCCGGATCGGCACCCGCCTTAAGCGTGGCGCTGGGCCGGAAAGCGCTCGTTCGGTGGATAGGTTCACCGCCCGTCTGACGCACATTTTACAAACTGATCTGCCAACCGACCGGCACCCGCAGGAACTGACCCCGCGCCGCCTGACCCTCTCGCCCAGTGCGAAAGAACTTCTATACCGCTTTGCCGAGGCGGTGGAGCTTGCGCAGGCCGCTGGGCAGGACATGGAACAGGTGAGGGCCTATGCCAGTAAGGCGGCAGAACAGGCCACGCGAATTTCCGGTGTACTGACACTGTGGGCGGATCTAGACGCCGCCGAGGTGACACCGCAGGCGATGGGTTGGGGTATCACCCTCGCGCAATTTTATCTGGGGGAGGCCAAGCGGCTGGCCGAGGCGGGCGGTATCTCTATCGAGACCGAGAATGCCGAGCTTGTGCGCCACTGGCTTCTGGAGGAATGCCCTTATGATGAGGTGACTATCCGCGACATTGTACAAAGAGGTCCGAACCGCCTACGGGAGACTAAAACCATCCGAGCGGCGGTAGCTATTCTCGAGAACTATGGCTGGCTTGTGCGCCTCCCTGCAGACACGGTGGTTCGCGACGCAGTCTGCAAGGAAGCCTATCGGATCGTAAGGCCCGCCAATGCTGTTTGA
- a CDS encoding restriction endonuclease subunit S, with protein sequence MTLATGTGAASTGSLSHGRAAWSLWINGAGYACGSTFLELSKKDFKKCSFLVPDLPEQERIAAVLNDADAEMHEHRQEIEKLRTEKKALMQKLLTGNRRVVVR encoded by the coding sequence ATGACGCTTGCCACCGGCACGGGCGCGGCATCAACGGGGAGCCTGTCACATGGACGGGCCGCGTGGTCTCTCTGGATCAATGGCGCAGGCTACGCCTGCGGATCAACCTTCCTCGAACTATCAAAAAAGGACTTCAAGAAGTGCTCCTTCCTTGTTCCTGATCTCCCTGAACAAGAGCGGATAGCTGCGGTTCTAAACGACGCAGATGCCGAGATGCACGAGCACCGCCAAGAGATTGAGAAGCTCCGCACCGAGAAGAAAGCCCTGATGCAGAAACTCCTGACCGGTAACCGGCGGGTTGTGGTTAGATAA